CGTGCTGGGGGTCTGCGCCCAGCTGTAGCGCGGGCGGCCCCGCGCCTCACTGCGAGTCGAGCTTGATGTTGGCCTGCCGGGCGATCTTGCCGTAGGTCGCGAGCTGCTCCTTCCAGAACGCATCCAGCTGCTCCGGCGTGGAGCCGATGCCCTCGGTGCCGGCTTCCTTGAACCTGGCAAGGGTGGCCGGGTCCTTCACGGCCTTGCTCACGGCGGCCGACAGCTTCTCGACCACGGGCCGGGGCGTTCCCGCCGGCGCGTAGATGGCGACCCAGAAGGGAATGTCGTAGCCGGGCACACCCGCCTCGGCCATGGTCGGCACGTTGGGCAGCACGGCCGAGCGCGTGCGCGTGGTGACAGCTAGCGGGCGCACGCGGCCCTGCGCGATGTTGCCGACCTGCGGCGGCACGCCGTCGATCAGCATCTCGATGCGGCCGCCCAGCAGGTCGGTCAGCGCAGCCGACGTGCCCTTGTAGGGAATGTGCTGGATGTCCACCCCCGCCAGCGTGCGGAACAGCTCGCCCGCCAGGTGGATGCCCGAGCCCACGCCGGACGAGCCATAGCTGAACTTGCCGGGATGGGCCTTGAGCAGGCCGATGAACTCCTTCATGTCCCGCGCCGGCACGGCCGGGTTGACGATCATCACCAGCGGAAACTGCGCCACCAGCGAGACCGGCGCGAAGCCTGCGACCGGGTCGTAACCGAGGTTGCTGTAGACCTGCGCGTTCACCACCGCGGACGAGACCGAATGGAACACCAGGGTGTAGCCGTCGGCCGGCGCGCGGGCCACGGCGCGCGAGGCCACGACACCGCCACCGCCGCCCTGGTTGTCGACCACCACGGTCTGGCCCAGGATCTCGCCCATCTTCAGGGCCGTGATGCGCGCCAGCAAATCGATGCCGCCGCCCGCGGCAAACGGCACCACGAGCCTGAGCGGCTTGTTCGGAAAGCTCGCCGCGTCCTGCGCATGGGCCGTGGCCGCGCCGAGCGCGAGCGCCAGGCCGGCGCAGAGGGCCGGCAGTTGCCGGCGAAGGAACGTGAGACGGGAGATCATGGGTTTTCCTTTGAAGCCAATGCCAGTTGCGCCGCGAGCCGCTGCTTGAAGAAGGCCGCGGGCCGGAGCAGGCGGCACTCCTGCGCCGACATCAGCGGGCGCACCTTGTCGAGGTAGGCGATCCAGCGCGCATCGGCGAACAGCGCCTCGCGGCGGTCCATGCGGTCCTGCATCGAGGCGTAGCCCCACAGCGCCGTCACCTGGTTGAGCAGGCCGACCTCGGTGACGTAGTAGCCCAGCATGTGCGGCAGGTACTCCAGCTGCACCGCCATGGCCTCGGCCTCGTAGATGCGCAGGAACTCCTGCAGCTTGCCGGGGTGGAAGGTGTAAAGGCGCTGCTCGACGATCATGGCTGCGGGTTGAATTTGTAGACATGCGTGCGCTGCGCGAGCTCGGGCACGGGCATGCCCGCCTTGATGTCGGCATAGCGTCGGGCTTCGCCCTCGCCGATCTCGCGGGCCCGCCGCAGCACGGCCTCGACCTGCTCGCGCGGGATGAAGCACACCGCGCCCTCGTCGGCCACCACGAGGTCGCCCGGCTTCACCTGCTTGCCGCAGATGCTGACCACCCCATTGACGGCCACCGTCTCCAGCCGCCATTTGCCGGTGATGGAGCTGACGCCGCGCGACCAGACCGGGAAGCCCTGCGAGCGGGACTGCGCCACGTCGCGGATGCCGCCGTCCACGATGGCGCCCGCCTCGCCTTCGCGCTGCGCGATGGCGGCGGACAGCCCGCCCATGTTGGAGATGCCGGCCACGCCTTCGATCACCAGCACATCGCCCTTCTGTGCGAGGTTGTGGGCCTCGATCTCGGCCATCTTGGAAACGCGCTCGCGCGCGCCCTTGTAGGCGTTGTCGCGCTGCTCGACGTTGCGCAGCGTCAGCGCCGGCCCGGCCATGCGCGCCATCGGCAGGGTGGGCATCAGCACCGAGGCGGGCACCACGCCGTCCAGCCCCAGTTCGTCCATCGCATCGGACACCGTGCCGGTCAGGTCGTCGAGCGCGAGGAAGCCGTCGATCACGGCCTGCTCATAACGCGGGATCTCCAGCATCTGGAGGGCGGAGGCGGGGATTTTTCCCAGGGGTTTCTTGCTCATGTCGTTCATCCAAAAAAATATCAGCGCTCAACGCGCACGGTGCCATCGCCGAACAGCGTCCGCCAGCGCGCGTTCTCGCTGCGGATGTAGTTCTGGAACTCGGCAGGGCTCATGTCGTCGGGCGCGCCGCCCAGCATCGCGAGGCTGTCGCGCGCCTCCTTGCGTTTCAGGCCCTCGCGCAAGGCGGCGGCCAGCGTCTCCACCACGGCGGCAGGCGTGCCGGCGGGCGCAACCACCCCGAACCACGAGGTGAGGTCGTAGCCGGGCAGGCCGGCCTCGGCCATGGTCGGAATGCCGGGCGCGCCGGGCGAGCGCACCGAGGTGGTGACGGCCAGCGCGTTGAGCTTGCCGCTGCGCTGGTTGGGCAGCGCGCTGATCTGGCTGTCGAACATGAAAGGGATGGCGCCCTGCAGCAGGTCCACCTGCGCCTGCGCCGTGCCTTTGTAGGGCACATGCGTGAGCTTGACCTTGGCCAGGCCCGCCATCAGCTCGCCGGCCAGATGCCCGGCCGAGCCCACGCCCGCCGAGCCATAGTTCAGCGTCCCCGGGTTCTTGCGCGCCAGCGCCAGCAGCTCCTGCAAATCCTTGACCGGCAGGCTGGGGTGCACCATGAGCACGTTGCCCACGCCCGTGATGCGCGTGACCGCCTTGAAGTCGTTGGCGAGGTTGTACCTGGCCTCGGGATTCATGATGGGGTTGAGCACGTCGGCAAAGGCCGCTAGCAGCAGCGTGTAGCCGTCGCCCGGCGCCTGCTTGACGGCCAAAGTGGCAATGCCGCCGCCAGCGCCCACGCGGTTCTCGACCACCACCGACTGCCCCAGCGACTCGGTGAGGATGCGCGCCGCAAGCCGCGCGCTCGCGTCAGCGGGGCCGCCGGCAGCGAAGCCCACGATGATCCTGATCGGCCGCTCCGGGTAGGCCGCGTGGGCCGCGCCGGCACATCCCGCGGCGAGCACGAGGCCCGCCGCCAGCCGCCTGAAAAAACTCTTGCCTGTCTGCCTCATGTCATGCCCCCGCCAGAAAGTGCGTGTTGATGCGGCGCACCACCATGCGCGCATAGACGCCGGCCGCCACGTAGGGATCGGCCTCGGCCCACGCGCGCGCGGCTTCCAGCGACGGAAACTCCGCAACCAGCAGGCTGCCGCAGTAGGGATCGGGCGCGTCGGAGTCCACCAGCGGCCCCGAGACCCGCACGCGCCCCTGCGCATGCAGCTGCGCGCGCCGTTCGATGTGCGCCTCGCGCAGCGGCGCGCGCAGCGCTTCGCTGTCGCTCACGTCCTCCGCGAACACCAAGTAGAGCTGTCTTTGCGCGTCCATCAGCCCATCACCGTGCGGAACAGGCGCATGAAGTTGTCGCGCGCCACGCCCTGGATCTGCGCGGGCGACAGGCCGATGCCCGACAGCGAGGCCAGCAACGCCTGCTGCGCGTCGAGCGAATCGACGGGGTATCGCCACGGCCAGGTGCCGTAGACCTCGGGTTTGCGCATGAATTCCTGGTAGCGCTCCGGCGGCTGGCCGGTGATGAAGTCGGAGCCGATGCCCACATGCTCCACGCCGACACGCCGCACCGCGTAGGCGATGTGCGCCACCACATCGGCCGCGGCCGGCGTCTGCCCCGGCATGAGCACGAGCGGCGGCAGGTAGGTGATGCCGAGCACGCCGCCGTTGGCCTTCAGGCCGTCGATCAGCGCATCGCTCTTGTTGCGCGCATTCGGGCACAGGGCGTAGGCATTGGCGTGCGTGACGGCCACGGGCTGGCGGGAACATGCCAGCACGTCCAGGCCGCTGCGGTCGCCGACATGCGACAGGTCGATCACGATGTTCAGCTCGTTGAGCGCGGCCACCATGTCACGCCCCAGTGAGGACAGCCCGGCGTCCGCGGGCTCGGCGCAGCCGTCCCCGTAGAGGTTGCGGATGTTGTGCGCGATCTGGACCACCCGCACGCCCAGGTCGTGGAACAGGGCCATCAGCCCCAGGTCACGCTCCACGCCCGGCACGTTCTGGTAGCCCAGCACGACCCCGAGCTTGTGGGCGGCGGCGGCGCGCGCGAAGTCGTCATAGGTTTCCACCAGGTGCACCACGTCGGACAGCGTGCGCAGGTGCTTGCGGTACGCGGCCAGCTCGTTGAGCGAATGCCGCAGGTCGGGCACCGGGTTGATGCCCCGGTAGTTGTTGAGCGTGATGTGCACGG
This Variovorax terrae DNA region includes the following protein-coding sequences:
- a CDS encoding Bug family tripartite tricarboxylate transporter substrate binding protein; its protein translation is MISRLTFLRRQLPALCAGLALALGAATAHAQDAASFPNKPLRLVVPFAAGGGIDLLARITALKMGEILGQTVVVDNQGGGGGVVASRAVARAPADGYTLVFHSVSSAVVNAQVYSNLGYDPVAGFAPVSLVAQFPLVMIVNPAVPARDMKEFIGLLKAHPGKFSYGSSGVGSGIHLAGELFRTLAGVDIQHIPYKGTSAALTDLLGGRIEMLIDGVPPQVGNIAQGRVRPLAVTTRTRSAVLPNVPTMAEAGVPGYDIPFWVAIYAPAGTPRPVVEKLSAAVSKAVKDPATLARFKEAGTEGIGSTPEQLDAFWKEQLATYGKIARQANIKLDSQ
- a CDS encoding dipeptidase, with the translated sequence MFKVFDLLNGARMTREYAQASLAHGVEAVHITLNNYRGINPVPDLRHSLNELAAYRKHLRTLSDVVHLVETYDDFARAAAAHKLGVVLGYQNVPGVERDLGLMALFHDLGVRVVQIAHNIRNLYGDGCAEPADAGLSSLGRDMVAALNELNIVIDLSHVGDRSGLDVLACSRQPVAVTHANAYALCPNARNKSDALIDGLKANGGVLGITYLPPLVLMPGQTPAAADVVAHIAYAVRRVGVEHVGIGSDFITGQPPERYQEFMRKPEVYGTWPWRYPVDSLDAQQALLASLSGIGLSPAQIQGVARDNFMRLFRTVMG
- a CDS encoding RraA family protein, with protein sequence MSKKPLGKIPASALQMLEIPRYEQAVIDGFLALDDLTGTVSDAMDELGLDGVVPASVLMPTLPMARMAGPALTLRNVEQRDNAYKGARERVSKMAEIEAHNLAQKGDVLVIEGVAGISNMGGLSAAIAQREGEAGAIVDGGIRDVAQSRSQGFPVWSRGVSSITGKWRLETVAVNGVVSICGKQVKPGDLVVADEGAVCFIPREQVEAVLRRAREIGEGEARRYADIKAGMPVPELAQRTHVYKFNPQP
- a CDS encoding NIPSNAP family protein; the encoded protein is MIVEQRLYTFHPGKLQEFLRIYEAEAMAVQLEYLPHMLGYYVTEVGLLNQVTALWGYASMQDRMDRREALFADARWIAYLDKVRPLMSAQECRLLRPAAFFKQRLAAQLALASKENP
- a CDS encoding Bug family tripartite tricarboxylate transporter substrate binding protein, with product MRQTGKSFFRRLAAGLVLAAGCAGAAHAAYPERPIRIIVGFAAGGPADASARLAARILTESLGQSVVVENRVGAGGGIATLAVKQAPGDGYTLLLAAFADVLNPIMNPEARYNLANDFKAVTRITGVGNVLMVHPSLPVKDLQELLALARKNPGTLNYGSAGVGSAGHLAGELMAGLAKVKLTHVPYKGTAQAQVDLLQGAIPFMFDSQISALPNQRSGKLNALAVTTSVRSPGAPGIPTMAEAGLPGYDLTSWFGVVAPAGTPAAVVETLAAALREGLKRKEARDSLAMLGGAPDDMSPAEFQNYIRSENARWRTLFGDGTVRVER
- a CDS encoding YciI family protein, coding for MDAQRQLYLVFAEDVSDSEALRAPLREAHIERRAQLHAQGRVRVSGPLVDSDAPDPYCGSLLVAEFPSLEAARAWAEADPYVAAGVYARMVVRRINTHFLAGA